A portion of the Algisphaera agarilytica genome contains these proteins:
- a CDS encoding ABC transporter ATP-binding protein gives MMYPSMIAPDPPLLSVKNLKTYFPVKRGLLKSHVGDVRAVDDVSFDIAPNETLGLVGESGCGKSTVGRSILRLIPTTSGSVHYNGEDVLAAPSGRMKQLRREMQIIFQDPVGSLNPRMAVGKIIGEPMAVHRVCPKEEIPDRVADLLVKVGLRKDHAARYPHEFSGGQRQRIGIARALALSPKFIVCDEPVSALDVSVQSQVLNLLNDLQDEFGLSYLFIAHNLAVVEHFCDRVAVMYLGRIVELADRDTLYRNPLHPYTKALLSAAPMPDPDAEKRRIMLLGDVPSPIRLFKDDGKADTGITPEEQAELDAERQPGVEYITRHSLLHRPDLVPVDGEPGHFVSPSVDA, from the coding sequence ATGATGTACCCAAGCATGATCGCCCCCGATCCACCACTGCTGAGCGTCAAGAACCTCAAGACCTACTTCCCCGTGAAGCGTGGGCTACTCAAGTCCCACGTCGGGGATGTCCGCGCGGTGGACGACGTGTCGTTCGACATCGCCCCCAACGAAACGCTCGGCCTCGTCGGCGAGTCGGGCTGCGGCAAGTCGACCGTCGGCCGATCGATCCTGCGGTTGATCCCCACGACCTCGGGCAGCGTGCACTACAACGGCGAAGACGTGCTGGCCGCACCGTCGGGCCGGATGAAGCAGCTCCGCCGCGAGATGCAGATCATCTTCCAGGACCCCGTGGGCAGCCTGAACCCGCGGATGGCGGTGGGCAAGATCATCGGCGAACCCATGGCGGTGCACCGCGTCTGCCCCAAGGAAGAAATCCCCGACCGCGTCGCGGACCTGCTCGTGAAGGTCGGCCTCCGCAAAGACCACGCCGCCCGCTACCCCCACGAGTTCTCCGGCGGCCAACGCCAACGCATCGGCATCGCCCGAGCCCTGGCGCTCTCGCCGAAGTTCATCGTCTGCGACGAACCGGTGTCGGCCCTCGACGTGTCGGTGCAGTCGCAGGTGCTCAACCTGCTCAACGACCTGCAGGACGAGTTCGGCCTGTCGTACCTGTTCATCGCCCACAACCTCGCGGTGGTCGAACATTTCTGCGACCGCGTGGCGGTGATGTACCTGGGGCGGATCGTCGAGCTCGCCGACCGCGACACGCTGTACCGCAATCCGCTGCACCCGTACACCAAAGCGCTGCTCAGCGCGGCTCCGATGCCCGACCCCGACGCGGAGAAACGCCGGATCATGCTGCTGGGCGATGTGCCTTCGCCGATCCGGCTGTTCAAGGACGACGGCAAGGCGGACACGGGCATCACCCCCGAAGAGCAAGCCGAGCTCGACGCCGAGCGCCAGCCCGGCGTGGAATACATCACCCGCCACAGCCTGCTCCACCGCCCGGACCTGGTCCCCGTCGACGGCGAACCGGGCCACTTCGTGTCGCCGAGCGTTGACGCCTGA
- a CDS encoding S1C family serine protease, which produces MPIRWYGPSLILLVTVVTVMLMGPGIARSIAWNHSEANIQQVRQELLESPSLITLSESFSKVSTVVEPSVVHVQTFAPSARSGGGFFSRFDPLDPLGNGSGWVYAHTDRDTGETKNYILTNHHVVASATRISVRFADGSEHTARLVNSDELTDVAVLEVPDEFLHPAAISPEPVKKGQIVFAFGSPFRFDFSVSQGIVSASGRQLDIGNSGKYEDFIQTDAAINPGNSGGPLTDIYGRVVGMNTAIASSRTNANDPGGFMGLGFAIPVQMAVDVATRIIEEGDVRRGYLGVLIRDLEPALAESFGYTGKGVLIEHPIGDGPADEAGLLPGDIITHIQDMAVGDVDDLRYTVAGFAPGASIKVTTVRGGQEINVTVTLDDLENQAVVTDLPRRLRHSPAITVQDDRLRELGIGRIADFTLDDARDNNLEPFAGVIVVDARMGSIAARQRVFPQSVITHVGDAPVTTTSELLEAMELYPESLPLRFTVLSWDANLGEMISRFALLEVEPD; this is translated from the coding sequence TTGCCCATCCGCTGGTACGGCCCATCCCTGATCCTGCTCGTCACCGTCGTCACGGTGATGCTCATGGGTCCCGGTATCGCCCGCTCCATCGCCTGGAACCACTCCGAAGCCAACATCCAACAGGTCCGGCAGGAGCTGCTCGAAAGCCCCAGCCTGATCACCCTGTCCGAATCGTTCAGCAAGGTCTCGACCGTCGTCGAACCCAGCGTCGTCCACGTCCAGACCTTCGCGCCCTCGGCCCGATCCGGCGGCGGGTTCTTCAGCCGATTCGACCCGCTCGACCCCTTGGGTAACGGCTCGGGGTGGGTCTACGCCCACACCGACCGCGACACCGGCGAAACCAAGAACTACATCCTGACCAACCACCACGTCGTCGCCTCGGCGACGCGCATCAGTGTCCGTTTCGCCGACGGCAGCGAACACACCGCCCGGCTGGTGAACTCCGATGAACTCACGGACGTGGCCGTGCTCGAAGTGCCGGATGAGTTCCTCCACCCCGCGGCGATCAGCCCCGAGCCGGTGAAGAAGGGTCAGATCGTGTTTGCCTTCGGCAGCCCGTTCCGCTTCGACTTCTCGGTGAGCCAGGGCATCGTCTCGGCGAGCGGCCGACAGCTCGACATCGGCAACTCCGGCAAGTACGAAGACTTCATACAGACCGACGCCGCGATCAACCCCGGCAACTCCGGCGGGCCACTCACCGACATCTACGGCCGGGTGGTCGGCATGAACACCGCCATCGCCTCCAGCCGGACCAACGCCAACGACCCCGGCGGGTTCATGGGCCTGGGCTTTGCCATCCCCGTGCAGATGGCCGTGGACGTGGCGACCCGCATCATCGAAGAAGGCGATGTGCGTCGCGGGTACCTCGGCGTCTTGATCCGCGACCTCGAGCCCGCTCTGGCTGAGTCGTTCGGCTACACCGGCAAGGGCGTGCTGATCGAACACCCCATCGGCGACGGGCCGGCCGACGAGGCGGGGCTTCTGCCCGGCGACATCATCACCCACATCCAGGACATGGCCGTGGGCGACGTGGACGACCTGCGTTACACCGTCGCGGGCTTCGCCCCGGGCGCTTCGATCAAGGTCACCACCGTCCGCGGCGGGCAAGAGATCAACGTCACCGTCACCCTGGACGACCTCGAGAACCAGGCCGTCGTCACCGACCTGCCCCGCCGCCTCCGCCACAGCCCGGCGATCACCGTGCAGGACGACCGGCTGCGTGAACTGGGCATCGGGCGCATCGCCGACTTCACCCTCGACGACGCCCGCGACAACAACCTCGAGCCGTTCGCCGGGGTGATCGTGGTCGATGCACGGATGGGCTCGATCGCCGCCCGGCAACGCGTCTTCCCCCAGTCGGTCATCACCCACGTCGGCGACGCCCCGGTCACCACCACCAGCGAACTGCTCGAAGCGATGGAGCTCTACCCCGAGTCGCTGCCGCTGCGTTTCACCGTGCTGTCGTGGGACGCGAACCTGGGCGAGATGATCAGCCGGTTCGCCCTGCTCGAAGTCGAGCCGGATTGA
- the panB gene encoding 3-methyl-2-oxobutanoate hydroxymethyltransferase, whose product MSRFTPPTASASHQSAPRPVTMRDLRRRVKAKEKFAMLTCYDATTARWLYRGGVDVMLVGDTAGSMVLGFEDTIHAPLQFMLTITAAVKRGAPNAFVMGDMPFMSYQADEWEAVKNAGRFMTEGMADAVKVEVDERFVGLIEKLDRASIPVVAHIGWRPQRTPTTGVPIVAGRTQDKIKKMVKLAKKLEDAGAVMLLIEQSTAEAARAVIDAVNIPVIGCGAGPDCHGHVVVLHDWLGMTDWQPSFAPPAANGGKALQDMGERWVELVKSGNYLKDGGPYEMKEG is encoded by the coding sequence ATGAGCCGCTTCACGCCCCCCACCGCGTCTGCTTCGCACCAGTCCGCCCCGCGTCCCGTCACCATGCGGGACCTGCGCCGTCGGGTGAAGGCCAAAGAAAAGTTCGCGATGCTGACCTGCTACGACGCGACCACGGCCAGGTGGCTGTACCGAGGCGGCGTGGATGTCATGCTCGTGGGCGACACCGCGGGCAGCATGGTGCTGGGCTTCGAGGACACGATCCACGCCCCGCTCCAGTTCATGCTCACGATCACCGCCGCGGTGAAGCGTGGCGCGCCCAACGCGTTTGTGATGGGCGATATGCCGTTCATGAGCTACCAGGCCGACGAGTGGGAAGCGGTGAAGAACGCCGGGCGGTTCATGACCGAGGGCATGGCCGACGCGGTGAAGGTCGAGGTGGACGAGCGTTTCGTCGGGCTGATCGAGAAGCTCGATCGGGCGTCGATCCCCGTGGTGGCCCACATCGGCTGGCGTCCGCAGCGGACCCCGACCACGGGCGTGCCCATCGTGGCCGGCCGAACCCAGGACAAGATCAAGAAGATGGTCAAGCTCGCCAAGAAGCTCGAGGACGCCGGGGCCGTGATGCTGCTGATCGAGCAGTCCACCGCCGAGGCCGCCCGGGCGGTGATCGACGCGGTGAACATCCCCGTCATCGGCTGCGGGGCCGGGCCCGACTGCCACGGCCATGTCGTCGTCCTCCACGACTGGCTGGGCATGACCGACTGGCAACCCAGCTTCGCCCCCCCCGCCGCCAACGGCGGCAAGGCCCTGCAAGACATGGGCGAGCGGTGGGTCGAGCTCGTGAAGAGCGGCAACTATCTGAAGGACGGCGGGCCGTACGAGATGAAGGAAGGATGA